The window TTTATAAACCGAAAGAGGGAAGCCTAAGTGATTTTCTGAACCTATACTCCCAGTCCAAAAAAAATAATTTTACGGTTATTCAGATTGGTGCCAATGATGGCATTACACATGATCCCATTCATAAATTTATAAAAAGAGATGACTGGAAGGGTGTATTGCTAGAACCTCAACCGGGAGTATACCATCAATACCTCAAAAAGATTTATGTAAAAAATAAGGGAATCAATACCCTATGTGCCGCCATAGGGGAAAAAGACGGTTGCCAACCCATCTATAAAATTGGTTTCTCAGACATGAGATGGGCAACAGGCCTTACCTCTTTTTCAAAGGAAAAAATTCTCAAAGCATTTGAGGATGGGATAGTTGCCTCAAACTGTGAAAAATTCGGTATAGAAATACCAAAAGACAAAAACCAATGGGTAAGCCATGAAGATGTTAAGGTAATCTCCCCAAAAACACTCCTAGATAATTTTTCCATTTCAAAGATAGACCTATTGCAAATTGATGCGGAGGGTTATGATTTAGAGGTTATTCGTATTTTTGACATTCCGAAAACGCAACCTGAAGCCATCATTTTTGAAAACGTTGGTCTTAATAACAGCGATTACAACGCATGTTTGAGAATATTAAGAGAAAACCATTATAGCATCAGAAAATTTGGCCCAAATACATTGGCACTTAAAGAACCCATAGACAATATGTTCCAAAAATTCTTTCATTGATGGAAAAAGCACTGGTATCCATTGTGATTCCCTGTTATAATCAGGGCAAATATCTCGAAGAAACGGTTCAATCTGTTTTAGCTTCCACCTATAAGCCTTTAGAAATTATTATTGTGAACGATGGTTCTAAAGACGAGTCCTTGACCATTGCCCAGCGACTGGCAGAGAAACACAGCGAAATAAAGGTGATGGATCTGGAAAATGGGGGAGTTGCCAAGGCCAGGAATACAGGAATAAGGGCTGCTAAAGGAACTTATATCCTCCCCTTAGATGGAGATGATCTTATTTCACCAGAATACTTGGAAAAAGGGGTAGAAACATTGCGTTGCAATTCCAATGTTAAGGTTGTTTATTGCCAAGCTGTCAAATTCAATGAAAGCGGCCAAAAACCCTGGAATTTAAAACCCTTTAGTCGTAATCAACTAGCTAGGGACAATATGATCTTTGTCGCTGCATTATTTCGGAAGTCAGACTTTCTTGATATAGGCGGTTTTTCTGAGGACATGAGCATGGGGCGGGAAGATTGGGAATTCTGGATCAAAATGCTAAAAAATGGAGGAGACGTCATCCAATTACCTTTTATAGGTTTCTATTATCGCTTAACACCCACTAGCAAACGGAAGAAAACAGGCACCAATCAAAAGAAAAGAGAAAGGATTGCGTACCTAAATGCCCATCATATGCCTTTCTTTGAACAAGAATTAAATGGCCCGCTTAGGTTTCAGCGCACCTGGTCAAAACCTTACAATACCCTTTTAAAATGGCTCGGGAAACTTTAGGACGTCTTAAATATTAGACCATAAGATAACGACTACGTTTATTAACAGCATTCCCATATGAATCCTGATTATATAATAGGATTTCCTGTGTTTCCCGGATCTTTTGCAATCAGAGGATAATCAGGTTGTTTGGAAATTTAAGCATAGAGAAACTATGCTGAACCTCCAATCAACAGCGAAGGACAACTATTGCCCATTCGAATAGCACCATGTGCAAAAAAACGACATTCATAAAATATTATTTGCAATAATGGCATCAAATCACCGCAAAAAGTACATGATATTAAAAATCCCATTAAAATTTACTGTTATTTTTGGAATCAATGGAAATAATATTAAATTAAGGAGACTTTGAACCCAAACCCATGAAAGAAAAAATCAATTTTACCCTCCACAGCATAAGCCTAATCCTTATTTTAGCGCTCCTTGCTTGGTATTTTGTAGGTACCGGAATAACTGCAGCAACTGCGTTTACCTATATGATCATGGTTTTAATCGTGGTAGAAATAACCAGTTTGGCCTTGATTAGTAGTACTTATCCGGAAAGCCATACCTCATTTAAAATTGGAATCATTGCAGCATTATTTATCCTTTTCGGAATAAAAACAATGATGCCTTCTTTTTTTATCCCCATTTCCGTAACCTTGATAACCATTAATTTTCTCTATAATTTTTATAGCAACAGTAAACGGAGAAAGGGTGCTTTTAAAAGGAAGAAAAAAAAGACTGCCCGTTTTTAATATTTCTCCTTCTTTCTACTTTCATTAAAAATTATGAGTGTTGCTGTGGCATGAGGCAAAGAGGTATACTGAATAGCTAATTCCCATTCCATTCAGAAAGCTGATCTCATACATTCAATCCTACTTAGGCCAAACACTATTGATCGTTTTTAAAACAGCTACTGTTCGGAATCGATCAGTCAAACTGATCCATCTCACACATTACCAAACACTTATATTTTTTGATTATTTTTTTTTACACTTTTTTTTGAAGCATAAAGTAGGATTTTATGGTAAATTAATGAACGGTGCTTTAACAAAGAACCGTACGATTGTCCGCTTTTGATACAACATCCCTTATTCTACCTGAATTTTTTAGGTTGCATATGCTTATATAATAATTCCAGTTGAGTTTCTGTTATGACTGTTTTCCTCGATTTGGTACGTGCTTGGCAATAATCGTCAAAACAACAAAACCTCTAAACTTCACAATATCATGAAAGCATTAGCAACATTATTTCTCGTAATCGGAATGTCCTATTCAAGTTTTGCATGGGATAAAAGCCTAAAGGAAGTTTCCTCTGTAGAAACACAAGAACAAAGGTTTATCATTAAATTAGCTGACTCCATTGGAAAAGTCCGAATCAGCATATATGATAAGAATAATTTCATAATAAGCAGGAATTTTTTCACAGTAGATGGCCCTCAAAACATTCCCTTCAATTTAAGTAGTGTTCCTGAAGGTCAATACAGAGTAAAGCTTGAAACCAAAGAAGAAGCACAAAGTTTTGAAATAAACAGCTTTAAAAAAGTAGAAAAGAAACTGTTGGCTTATGCCAAACCAATCGATGATAATAGCTTCAATCTTAAGGTACTTGGCTTAACAGATTCGGGCACCGAAGTCACCATTTATAGAACAGATCACAAGGTGCTTTTGAAAGACAAAATTCAAGAAGAAGGTGGCTTTTCGAAAAATTATAAACTTAAGTTTTTAAAACTTCACCAGGTATATTTAAAAGTAGAAAATGAAGGAAAAAAGAAATTCTTGTATTTCGATTGAGACACAAAAAATAGGCACTAAAAAGTAAAAGCCTTCCTGAAAGGGGGAAGGCTTTTACACTACAGCTAATGCAACATTACAGACTTACCCTATAATTTTGGTATTTATCGATAGGCTGCAATGAGCTCCTTGAATTTCTTTTCACTTAAAAGACCTGTATGAAAATGCTTGGTGCCATCAGCCGCTACGAACAAAGTGGCCGGAATGGCTCCAGACCAATCTTTCTCCAACTGCCTTTTCCAGTTTTTTTGTTCTTTTTCACTGAGCAACCATACCGGTGACATTATCTCCAGTTTTTTAATAAAGGCCTCGACCCGCTCCGGCTTTCTGTCGTCGTCTAAAGATACAAATACCAGTTTGGTGCTTTCCATATTATTTACAGTAGCTTCAAAATAAGGCATTTCTTTAATACATGGAGCACACCATGTAGCCCAAAAATTATAGATCCTTAACTCGTCTGACTTTGCCTCAATTTTATTTTTAAAATCATCGTAGTCCAACGTAAGCATGGGCTCCGGATTACTAAAGCTAAGACCGATGATGATTAACAATACTTTAATATTTATAAACATAAATTTCTACTCTTTTTAAATCAATTGTTTAGGGTCTGATTAATGTAATAAACGGACTGAGGAATTTGAGCCACTGACTTGGATGACTCGTCCTCAATTATAAAAAATTGTGTGCCTCCTTTTTTCGCTTGCAAAATAATATTTTTAATGTCAATATCACCTTTTCCTAGCACCACATTGGATTCAACATCTCCTGTTCCATCGCTACTTCCCGGGGTACCCTTCTTTCTATCTTTTAAATGTAACAATGGAAATTTATTAGGATGCGCTTTTAAAATAGCCAAAGGATCACCTCCACCCATTTTCACCCAAAACACATCCATTTCAAACTTAAAATCTGTGGCATTGTCTAACATATAATCGAAAACTGTTCCCTCCCCATACGTCTTAAATTCATAGCCATGTGGGTGGTAGCAAAATGTTAGCCCTTCTTCTTTTGCCTTTTTGCCAAATGCATTAAAAACGGTAGTGGCTTCTTTCGCCTTCTCAAAATCAAATTCTCCATCATGTGGAATCCAAAAAGTTACAATGTATTTTGAACCAAATGCTTTGGCCCTTTTAATCACCGCCTCAGGATCATTGGTTAGCTCATCGTAGGCTCCACCCACACTTATCATCTGAAGGTTATACTTGGCCAGAAGGGCCTTGTATTTTTTATCACTCATTCCGTAAGTACTTCCCCCCTCAATATAACGGATGCCCCATTGCTGAATCAATTCATGATTCTTTTCAACATCCATTTTCATCTGATTCCTTAAACTATAAAGTTGTAGCCCAATCTCTTGAGCTTTAGCTGTCATGATCAATGGACAGGAGGCAAATATGCCAATAATCAAAAATAAGGATAGGTTTTTCATTGGGTTTATCATTATAAACTAAAATAACGAAATCCCCGCAGACATACAAAAAAATTAAAAATTTAAGCAATGGATTAAGAGCTCGCCTTAAATCAATCCTCTTTAAAAGTATCTAGGACGTAAAGAAATATATTCAGAG of the Cyclobacterium marinum DSM 745 genome contains:
- a CDS encoding FkbM family methyltransferase; translation: MHKNHSLISLKRKLQQQYKSLRFNLSASNNFVFIGFYKYFYKPKEGSLSDFLNLYSQSKKNNFTVIQIGANDGITHDPIHKFIKRDDWKGVLLEPQPGVYHQYLKKIYVKNKGINTLCAAIGEKDGCQPIYKIGFSDMRWATGLTSFSKEKILKAFEDGIVASNCEKFGIEIPKDKNQWVSHEDVKVISPKTLLDNFSISKIDLLQIDAEGYDLEVIRIFDIPKTQPEAIIFENVGLNNSDYNACLRILRENHYSIRKFGPNTLALKEPIDNMFQKFFH
- a CDS encoding glycosyltransferase family 2 protein — encoded protein: MEKALVSIVIPCYNQGKYLEETVQSVLASTYKPLEIIIVNDGSKDESLTIAQRLAEKHSEIKVMDLENGGVAKARNTGIRAAKGTYILPLDGDDLISPEYLEKGVETLRCNSNVKVVYCQAVKFNESGQKPWNLKPFSRNQLARDNMIFVAALFRKSDFLDIGGFSEDMSMGREDWEFWIKMLKNGGDVIQLPFIGFYYRLTPTSKRKKTGTNQKKRERIAYLNAHHMPFFEQELNGPLRFQRTWSKPYNTLLKWLGKL
- a CDS encoding TlpA family protein disulfide reductase codes for the protein MFINIKVLLIIIGLSFSNPEPMLTLDYDDFKNKIEAKSDELRIYNFWATWCAPCIKEMPYFEATVNNMESTKLVFVSLDDDRKPERVEAFIKKLEIMSPVWLLSEKEQKNWKRQLEKDWSGAIPATLFVAADGTKHFHTGLLSEKKFKELIAAYR
- a CDS encoding DUF3244 domain-containing protein gives rise to the protein MKALATLFLVIGMSYSSFAWDKSLKEVSSVETQEQRFIIKLADSIGKVRISIYDKNNFIISRNFFTVDGPQNIPFNLSSVPEGQYRVKLETKEEAQSFEINSFKKVEKKLLAYAKPIDDNSFNLKVLGLTDSGTEVTIYRTDHKVLLKDKIQEEGGFSKNYKLKFLKLHQVYLKVENEGKKKFLYFD
- a CDS encoding sugar phosphate isomerase/epimerase family protein, producing MKNLSLFLIIGIFASCPLIMTAKAQEIGLQLYSLRNQMKMDVEKNHELIQQWGIRYIEGGSTYGMSDKKYKALLAKYNLQMISVGGAYDELTNDPEAVIKRAKAFGSKYIVTFWIPHDGEFDFEKAKEATTVFNAFGKKAKEEGLTFCYHPHGYEFKTYGEGTVFDYMLDNATDFKFEMDVFWVKMGGGDPLAILKAHPNKFPLLHLKDRKKGTPGSSDGTGDVESNVVLGKGDIDIKNIILQAKKGGTQFFIIEDESSKSVAQIPQSVYYINQTLNN